A stretch of DNA from Rhodoluna sp. KAS3:
AAGGTTTTGGTCGCTCAGGCAGGTATTCAAACGCCTCCTTCGGTGACCCTGCCTAAAGAAACCTTCCGAGAGCTAGACGCCGAAGGTGTTTTGAAGGCTGTGACGCAGTCGATTTCGCTTCCGGTAGTGGTTAAGCCTGCCAAGAGCGGCTCGGCCCAGGGTGTTTCGATTGTGCATGACCAATCTGAACTAAACCGGGCCATGATTGACGCCTATGTCTACTGCGATGTCGCAATCATTGAGAAGTTCATCGCTGGTACAGAACTGGCTGTGAGCGTTATTGACCTCGGTGCCGGCCCAATTGCGCTGCCAGCCGTCGAGATCGAGCCTGTAGACGGCAAATTCGGCTATGACGAGCGCTACACAGCCGGTGAGACCAATTACTTTGTTCCAGCACGTTTGACCCCAAAGCTGGCCGATAAAGCCTCTGAGATTGCCATCAAGGCTCACGAGTTGCTTGGTTTGCGCCACCTGTCACGAATCGACCTAATTGTTGATGATCAGGGTGCGGTTTGGTTCCTAGAGGCAAACGTCTTGCCTGGGCTTACCGAAACCTCACTGCTGCCGCAAGCTGTGACTGCCTCTGGAAACTCGCTGGGTGAGGTTTACTACTCGCTAGCCGAGGCAGCACGCAATAACCGCGGCTAAGACCTAAGAGGGGGGCCTAAATCGGTCCCGCCACCACCGCCCCGTCAGAATATGGGCCGATGTTTCACGTGAAACTTAGTGTTGGGTGTCTACGCCAAGCTCTTTGAGAATGCGGGTTAGATCGCCAACTGTCGCAAAATCAATGACCAGCTGACCCTTTTTCTTGCCCAAAACAATGCTGACTT
This window harbors:
- a CDS encoding D-alanine--D-alanine ligase — translated: MIVKGNSAAKLKIQVLAGGISHERDISLKSGRRVADALTDFGAEVVIREPDHDLLANILKDKPDVIWPCLHGASGEDGALRDILALTGVPFVGASAASARLAWDKSIAKVLVAQAGIQTPPSVTLPKETFRELDAEGVLKAVTQSISLPVVVKPAKSGSAQGVSIVHDQSELNRAMIDAYVYCDVAIIEKFIAGTELAVSVIDLGAGPIALPAVEIEPVDGKFGYDERYTAGETNYFVPARLTPKLADKASEIAIKAHELLGLRHLSRIDLIVDDQGAVWFLEANVLPGLTETSLLPQAVTASGNSLGEVYYSLAEAARNNRG